A region of Bombus huntii isolate Logan2020A chromosome 15, iyBomHunt1.1, whole genome shotgun sequence DNA encodes the following proteins:
- the LOC126873689 gene encoding axotactin isoform X4, producing the protein MKLEDVGTGETYFESDLFRKKTTMIDHKRWIFRILVWAYVYAIVSANLTDSSEIDLSNEMDTSTTTKRTFPDRCLVKTEPGPCKQNVQKWTFIKTEGKCRTFLYGGCLGNENRFNSEVECLYHCVGGPEHTLPPYLITKGNVFVTSTATTNTLPSTTAITPRPTFTPPEPTKPPVPKYKRGKELTFMESGYEKTFMFAQSNTFIQLDGSGIKPFQLRLCREISFKFRTKLPHGLLVYHSVKDRPESLDPYALYVIVEKGQLKVVHVFGKRSTSLTVGEGLNRDEWHSVLVRIDVHGAKLIARVDDKQEETTLEVLEHAVNYGVSEELASVVLIGGLSSEERLHGVKYIIESFVGCIRDMVLSSGKSASDLLPIQPLIATKHENVKEGCIDKCRTRENLCFISSQCVNHYNSLTCDCFGTKYEGERCDVYTATILTLRGSSYVSFRVYDWKDRVHSSVNRISLAFKTKWDDSALFYASGEIDGTPHYIAAYIMNGSVHVALDFGHKSKITTKLGDYITSNHWNNLTIFHNGSLVFVSLDDEIKVLEIPGENYNMIIDPEIYIGGGPELHKKKGLRSYNNFAGSLKYVFFNDKSIIYELKRSNPMVHYIGVLAPEYYEADVDVIPITYPFADSHIWWPIARTDSLKLSFDFKSSKPVAVVASGNVTSNRSLGYWELRVINDEIRFQLIPVLTENITVSTAVKFPPYNTSWHAVELNYTRGELSVLVDYRNKHSKLFSMAFELGDKVIIGSGKSNAGLVGCMREIQVNDERIEPRHVINTDRVIGEVALDNCQFVDPCTRPNTCEHQGKCSVTEDRITCDCTGTGYIGKNCHFTIYRKTCEELALLGYTQDRAYTIDIDGNGRFPPANVKCEFQSIEDSTKTIVEHNLPSQVDVRSTAESDFSFDIKYREFTAEMLQELISHSLYCSQYIKYDCYKAPLELHSATWFISSKGTTVDYIGNVTRGSCPCGMNRTCVDANLSCNCDVLAGTAGKWLSDEGYYERPDSLGITSMVFLQQKDLEDDAQGRITLGPLECVETNTQKYVVTFTTSQSYIEVPGWRKGDIAFSFRTTGEKAILLYQPPIRSNYPSFMVALTSEFRLTFNFTLNTGTIRELEVQSIRKLNNGDWQKIWIDYNDYHVRFMINTDYQMVELLPEEEFGPFEGSMFIGGATAEHLRTSSVRQGLIGCFRGLVVNGEILDIHSYMSVHLSEIIKDCKPSCQPNKCQNGARCVELWSNFECVCENKWAHLGTYCETNINNKALTFTSQGAFLKKNYFGKDEESEETVLLKSILLQNILINLRTYDTHSLILYANDHLNNFAHLYISNGTSIVYLFNAGNEIKNITVEYPGVNTGISVQIAIIRNEKSTTLHVNEYNCTLNATPILLDTYSNKPWINPEKEVLAPQRPPAPPSNYFQVNLGGFDSNDLLRFGKEDMQIKGYVGCLRGLMIGEYLVDLPSLANEANHEGSKGVLPNCQMKCDATPCKNNGTCTEDFGRQEFSCNCELTSYFGEHCADEKGADFSGESVLQREFDPVDKVNQVKVQLAFSTNDVQQHTMVLLLLQTENKNYYLLVALSSQGGLIFEEDREGSVYEVRLRPGSFANGNRHSIYYVRDNNTTTLLIDRQPVQMVPMPVLKPREDEDNSPGVTEIQLGGLNTTDSRFSGNEYKGYTGCLSNVVVSINGGPSMKPLEEYMLFTKQGSETVRATILAGVRSAQCAVFHTEPRGPEPPRNDSVDRNRSWMEDPPKRNLYKSQYSDATQEEQGAGTYIFIALCCVFVTAVIGCIYEVWRSARKDRRRRREAGIAGSPVLSSSGSQRWQSQQYTDQLAGAVKTVGFKNVTEDEKRPNGTHKSAAKEYKPLANAESKDLINDKRVHIKADEEPERKELLGSMEDLQEEPELEECEEEEAAEEEEEEKGDDSKEQNPDEEERHQLKGEHTDDKDFVKSAITLNGIGQRTTVKNFSADSARRFIFNLQPIYLPDDRRIFGCPLNYVGIGEYQSRNRNSVESVLSLD; encoded by the exons ATGAAATTGGAGGATGTGGGTACAGGAGAAACCTACTTCGAGAGTGATCTGTTTCG CAAGAAAACAACGATGATCGACCACAAAAGATGGATCTTCAGAATCCTCGTTTGGGCATACGTTTACGCGATCGTTTCAGCGAATTTAACAGATTCGTCAGAGATCGATCTGTCTAACGAAATGGACACGTCCACTACCACGAAGAGGACGTTTCCTGACAGGTGTCTCGTGAAAACTGAACCAGGACCATGCAAGCAGAACGTTCAGAAATGGACGTTCATCAAGACTGAAGGAAAATGCAGGACTTTTCTTTACGGTGGCTGCTTAGGAAACGAGAATCGTTTCAATTCGGAAGTCGAGTGTCTTTACCATTGCGTGGGTGGTCCTGAAC ATACACTGCCACCTTATTTGATCACAAAGGGAAACGTATTTGTAACGAGCACTGCAACCACGAACACACTGCCTTCTACCACGGCCATCACTCCACGACCAACGTTTACACCGCCGGAACCAACAAAACCACCTGTACCAAAGTACAAAAGAGGAAAG GAACTAACTTTCATGGAGTCTGGCTACGAGAAGACTTTTATGTTCGCGCAAAGTAACACGTTTATTCAGCTGGACGGTAGCGGTATAAAACCTTTTCAACTTCG ACTGTGTCGCGAGATATCTTTCAAATTTCGCACGAAATTACCCCATGGTCTGCTGGTCTACCACAGCGTGAAGGATCGACCAGAGAGCTTAGACCCTTATGCTCTGTACGTGATCGTAGAGAAGGGCCAGCTGAAAGTGGTGCACGTGTTCGGAAAGCGGTCAACCAGCCTGACCGTCGGCGAGGGGTTGAACAGGGACGAATGGCATAGCGTTCTGGTGAGAATCGACGTCCACGGAGCGAAATTGATCGCCAGGGTGGACGATAAACAGGAGGAGACGACGCTCGAAGTTCTGGAGCACGCAGTCAATTACGGAGTGTCCGAAGAACTCGCGTCTGTCGTCCTTATTGGAG GGTTGAGTTCCGAGGAGAGGCTGCACGGcgtgaaatatataatagaatcGTTTGTTGGCTGCATAAGAGATATGGTTCTCAGCTCAGGCAAATCGGCCAGCGATTTGTTGCCCATTCAGCCTCTGATTGCCACGAAGCACGAAAATGTGAAAGAGGGCTGCATAGACAA ATGTAGAACACGAGAGAATCTCTGTTTCATCTCGAGCCAATGTGTGAACCACTATAATAGTTTAACTTGCGACTGCTTTGGGACGAAGTACGAAGGAGAACGATGCGATGTATACA CGGCCACGATCTTAACATTAAGAGGTTCTTCATACGTCTCGTTCCGCGTTTACGATTGGAAGGACAGAGTTCACTCGTCTGTGAACAGGATAAGCCTTGCATTCAAG ACAAAATGGGACGACTCGGCTTTATTTTACGCGTCTGGTGAAATCGATGGGACGCCACACTACATAGCAGCATACATCATGAATGGATCAGTTCACGTTGCATTAGACTTCGGCCACAAGTCGAAGATCACGACGAAACTAGGCGATTATATCACCTCGAACCATTGGAataatttaacgatatttcatAATGGATCTTTGGTCTTCGTTAGTTTGGACGATGAAATCAAAGTGCTTGAAATTCCTGGCGAGAATTATAATATGATCATCGATCCTGAGATCTACATTGGCGGTGGTCCTGAATTGCACAAGAAGAAAGGCCTTCGgtcgtataataattttgcag GTTCGCTGAAGTACGTTTTCTTCAACGACAAGTCCATTATTTATGAGCTGAAACGTTCCAACCCCATGGTGCATTATATCGGTGTATTGGCGCCAGAGTATTACGAGGCAGATGTTGATGTGATTCCAATAACGTATCCGTTCGCGGACAGCCACATTTGGTGGCCAATAGCACGCACCGATTCCCTTAAACTGAGCTTCGACTTCAAAAGTTCGAAACCGGTGGCTGTGGTCGCGTCAGGGAATGTGACAAGTAATCGTAGTCTTGGATACTGGGAG CTGCGCGTGATAAACGACGAAATTCGCTTTCAACTGATCCCGGTGTTAACGGAGAACATCACGGTATCCACCGCCGTCAAATTTCCCCCTTACAATACCTCTTGGCATGCGGTCGAATTGAATTACACGAGAGGAGAGCTCAGTGTCCTGGTGGATTACCGGAACAAACACAGCAAACTTTTCTCCATGGCGTTCGAATTGGGCGACAAAGTTATCATCGGAAGTGGAAAAAGTAACGCGG GTCTGGTTGGATGTATGCGTGAAATACAGGTGAACGACGAGAGAATAGAACCTAGACACGTGATCAATACCGATAGAGTGATCGGCGAGGTAGCCTTGGATAATTGCCAATTCGTCGATCCTTGTACCAGGCCGAACACTTGTGAACATCAGGGGAAATGTTCGGTGACAGAGGACAGAATTACTTGTGACTGTACAGGCACTGGCTACATCGGGAAAAATTGTCACTTTA CTATATACAGAAAAACCTGCGAGGAGCTAGCATTATTGGGATATACCCAGGACAGAGCTTACACAATCGACATTGATGGAAACGGTAGATTCCCTCCAGCGAATGTAAAGTGCGAGTTCCAGTCTATCGAGGACTCGACAAAGACTATAGTAGAACACAATCTGCCCTCGCAAGTCGATGTTAGATCCACTGCAGAAtccgatttttctttcgaCATCAAATACAGAGAGTTCACTGCAGAGATGCTACAAGAATTGATCTCACATTCGTTGTACTGTAGTCAATACATCAAGTACGATTGCTACAAAGCGCCATTGGAATTGCATAGTGCTACGTGGTTCATTAGCTCGAAAGGAACCACCGTAGACTACATAGGAAATGTGACTAGGGGATCCTGTCCTTGTGGAA TGAACAGGACATGCGTCGATGCAAATCTAAGCTGTAACTGTGATGTTCTCGCCGGAACCGCAGGAAAATGGCTATCTGACGAAGGATATTACGAAAGACCAGACTCCTTAGGCATCACCAGTATGGTGTTTTTGCAACAAAAAGATCTCGAAGACGATGCACAGGGACGAATTACTTTGGGACCGTTAGAATGTGTCGAAACTA ATACACAGAAATACGTTGTCACTTTCACGACCTCGCAATCATACATCGAAGTGCCTGGTTGGAGGAAAGGAGATATAGCATTCAGTTTTCGAACAACTGGAGAAAAGGCCATTCTTCTGTATCAACCACCAATTAGAAGCAATTATCCATCCTTCATGGTTGCTTTGACTTCAGAATTTCGATTGACGTTTAACTTCACTCTAAATACTGGTACTATCAGGGAGTTAGAGGTGCAGAGCATAAGAAAATTGAACAATGGCGACTGGCAAAAAATCTGGATCGACTATAATGATTATCACGTTAGATTCATGATCAATACCGACTATCAAATGGTTGAGTTGTTACCTGAAGAAGAGTTTGGGCCATTCGAAGGTTCTATGTTTATTGGCGGAGCCACCGC AGAACACTTGAGGACTTCTTCAGTTCGCCAAGGACTCATCGGCTGTTTCCGTGGTTTGGTTGTGAATGGGGAGATTTTAGACATTCACAGCTACATGTCGGTCCACCTATCCGAGATCATAAAGGACTGCAAACCCTCCTGTCAACCGAACAAGTGTCAGAACGGTGCCAGATGTGTAGAACTGTGGAGCAACTTCGAGTGCGTCTGCGAGAACAAATGGGCTCACCTTGGCACCTATTGCGAGACGA ATATAAACAACAAGGCCTTGACATTCACTTCCCAAGGTGCGTTTCtcaaaaagaattattttggTAAGGACGAAGAAAGCGAAGAAACGGTATTGTTGAAGAGTATACTGTTACAAAATATTCTGATCAACTTGAGGACTTATGATACTCATTCGTTGATCTTGTATGCGAATGATCACTTGAATAATTTTGCTCATCTTTACATCTCGAATGGCACCAGTATAGTGTATCTGTTCAACGCTGGTAATGAGATTAAGAACATCACCGTGGAATATCCAG GTGTGAACACAGGAATTTCGGTCCAAATCGCGATAATTCGGAACGAAAAATCAACGACACTTCACGTGAACGAGTACAACTGTACCCTAAACGCCACTCCAATCTTGCTAGACACGTATTCGAATAAACCTTGGATAAATCCAGAAAAGGAAGTACTGGCACCTCAGAGGCCACCAGCGCCGCCCAGCAATTACTTTCAG GTGAATCTAGGAGGCTTCGATTCGAATGATCTGCTGAGGTTCGGCAAAGAAGATATGCAAATTAAGGGCTATGTCGGTTGTCTTCGTGGATTGATGATCGGAGAATATCTAGTTGATTTGCCTAGCCTCGCGAACGAGGCTAATCACGAGGGTAGCAAAGGAGTGCTACCTAATTGTCAGATGAAATGTGACGCTACCCCGTGCAAGAACAACGGAACTTGTACGGAAGATTTTGGAAGACAGGAGTTTTCTTGTAACTGTGAATTGACGTCGTACTTTGGGGAACATTGCGCCGATG AAAAGGGAGCAGACTTCAGTGGCGAGAGTGTTCTGCAGCGCGAGTTCGACCCGGTTGACAAAGTGAACCAAGTGAAGGTTCAATTAGCATTCTCAACTAATGATGTTCAACAGCATACCATGGTTCTTCTACTTTTACAAACAGAAAATAA aaACTACTACTTGCTGGTTGCCTTGTCGTCACAAGGTGGGCTGATTTTTGAAGAAGACAGAGAAGGCTCCGTATATGAAGTACGTTTACGTCCAGGAAGCTTCGCAAATGGAAACCGACACAGCATTTACTATGTTCGAGATAATAATACGACCACGCTTCTG ATCGATCGCCAGCCGGTGCAAATGGTACCAATGCCAGTGTTGAAGCCGAGAGAGGACGAGGACAATAGTCCAGGCGTGACAGAAATTCAACTAGGCGGTCTGAACACGACAGATTCTCGATTCAGCGGCAATGAATACAAGGGATACACCGGCTGTCTGAGCA ACGTCGTGGTATCGATCAACGGAGGACCTAGCATGAAACCGCTCGAGGAATATATGCTATTTACGAAACAGGGCAGCGAAACGGTCAGGGCGACGATACTTGCTGGAGTGAGGAGCGCCCAGTGCGCGGTCTTTCACACGGAACCACGTGGCCCTGAACCACCCAGAAACGATAGCGTT GATCGCAACAGATCCTGGATGGAGGATCCTCCGAAGAGGAATTTATATAAATCGCAGTATTCCGACGCGACACAGGAGGAACAAGGTGCTGGTACTTACATCTTCATCGCATTGTGTTGCGTATTCGTTACCGCGGTGATCGGCTGCATCTATGAAGTTTGGCGAAGCGCAAGAAAGGATCGACGTCGAAGACGCGAAGCCGGGATCGCTGGCTCGCCCGTACTTTCATCCTCCGGATCTCAAAGATGGCAATCTCAACAGTATACGGATCAACTAGCTGGTGCCGTGAAAACGGTAGGCTTCAAGAACGTGACAGAAGATGAGAAAAGACCAAATGGCACGCATAAGTCCGCGGCGAAAGAGTATAAACCGCTGGCCAACGCGGAGTCGAAAGActtaattaacgataaaagGGTTCATATTAAAG CAGATGAAGAACCAGAGAGGAAGGAGCTCCTAGGG TCGATGGAAGATCTGCAGGAGGAGCCGGAACTGGAAGAATGCGAAGAAGAGGAGGCGGctgaggaagaagaagaagaaaaaggagacgATTCCAAAGAACAGAATCCAGATGAGGAGGAGAGACATCAGTTGAAAGGAGAACATACTGACGATAAAGATTTTGTCAAGTCG GCCATCACGCTAAATGGTATTGGACAACGAACGACAGTCAAAAATTTTTCTGCAG ATTCTGCAAGGCGTTTCATTTTCAATCTACAACCAATCTATTTACCGGACGATCGGAGAATATTTGGATGTCCACTGAACTATGTTGGTATTGGAGAATATCAAtcaagaaatagaaattccGTTGAGTCAGTATTGTCTTTGGATTGA